ATGAAGATTCTTGTCTTATTTTCCAATGGGCCCATTTAATTTCTGCTGATGTCATTCAATAATTCAGAGAAACATGAAGTGAAAATGTGAACACAACATGCTTCTGTTTGCAAGTATCATTAGAATTTGTGCTGTTTTCCTGCCTTGTGAGAGCTGTGAGTGCTTTTTAGAGTCGATTATCTAAAGCAATGAGATGCATGTCAAGCCTCGAATAATCAACTAAATTAACCTGgcagaatacaaaaaaatgttcattttaaagaACACTGGGCAAAGATATTCCAAGTCATCCCAAATCCACCTCTATGTTGTCATTGTGCTATTAATCCCACTGAGGGAACCACACACTCCAGTAGACAGCAGGGGAGCTCTGGTTTTCATCCACTCCTCACTGGTAGGATGTGTGGCATCAGGTTATCCAAACTTGTTACTGGATAACTGTGGTTCTGCAGGTTTTAGAGGTCACAGCTGCGCTGCTCATTTCCACACCTCCTGGTAAAGCAGGGAAGCTTCTCAAACAGTATCATCGTCCAGGTCTGGACTCCTGCACGGTTTCAAACTACAGCACGTCCAACCCTTCACCTGCACTGTAAATACACAATACTGCAACCTTTATTAGATGCCAAACTTTGAATTTAATCGCTGTTTTAAAATCTTTAAGCCaccttatttattatttattgacaCTTGCTTTgctaattatttatcatgtatcTTTCATGTCAGTAGATAGCACCATATTAGAGTCTCAATAGTGCGTATTCAAGATCCAAAGGTTCTCCTGCATGAGTACCGTAGTTGTGTACTGAGAAGAGCTGTGGAACACATTCCATGTGTTTCTGTCGTGTGCTGTGGGCGGAGCTGTGCGTGCACAGGAAGCTAGAGGAGCCAATCCACACTCTCCGAATGTTACCGAGCTGTTCACTGTTCAAAGGGAATGTTTTCAAGCTTTTTCAATAATAAACCTTTTCTACCTTTggtctctttgtgtgtgtggtcattTACATTGGGATCTTTAAAGTTTGACTGAAAACCATTGGGCTTCACACAGTAACGATGCcaatgcttgtttttgttttttatgattaAGTGTGGTTTTGTAAATTTAAGGGATGgactaatttaaaatgtaaactcAATAATGGCAGCCTGGAAGTAAAGCATTTAAACCAGCAGTTCCGGtcattgtatatattatttactGAGGCTTTTTAAAATAGTGTCATTAATTATGTGAGTGCAACATGTCGAACACGTCTCAGACGGTATTTTATGTGTGGATAAGGAATGGGAGGGTTCAGTTTAGATTAAATGTATGTAAGAACTGCTTTATTTCTAACATTTTAAGGAGGTCAACAGTTTGGAGAGATGATTAATTTCAATTTCTTACCATACCCAAATCATCATAGACTAAAAGCAGATTAGGTTTGTGTATACATGTATTTATGGTAATAAACTTTACTGATCGTAGCAGATATCCAATTGTTCTTAGGTTTAATGTTTACTTACAGTTTCCAGgtttacaaaaaatgtttttgtgtcctTCGATGAACGTCAACACCTGACCTAATGATAAACATGACACATGGTTTGAGAACAAATGCATGAATTAATTTAAGTTTCTTGAAAGGATTCAGAGTCTCCAACATCTCTTAGTGGAGTCCAAAGCCCACAGCGAGTCATCACTGCTTCATCCCTCGGCTCCTCCTGGGCTCCTCGTCCTTCAACACCTCAGGTTCCTCAGCAGGTTCTTCTTCTCCCTCTGTCCCAAACGAAGGTTCCTGTTTGTGGTCTGACCTTGTGTGGTCTGTTTTCTGCAGCTCACGGGGACTGCTGTCCAGTCGGAACAGAGTGGGGACCCGACCTAGGACAGGGTTGTTCTGCTGGAGGCCTGAGATCCACTGGTTGAGGGTAAACTGGTCTCCTTGACTGGTCATGCACATGGCAAAGACTGGACCCTCGTCCACTGGAgggatggacacacacacacacacacagcacataaGCATCACAGCAACAAAGAGTAGTCCTGATGGGAGGAGCACATGATTTGCGTTGATTGACAGAAAtctcaaaatgtaattgtatttgtttttggacTGGGATCTAATATAATGCTTTCATCAAGTTTCTAACTTTATTTTCTTTGACAAAAGTTAGTTTTAAATATGTCTGGAAAGAAAAGTCAGCATCCTAAATTTGCCCCAATCCATAAACTGTGTTTACACTGATTTCAAAACACTAACGCTACAAATTTGAGGATCCGTTTATATGTTACATGGAtcttatgtgttttatttataaaatgtaacaaataagGACATTCTCAGTCTTGACAGATCGTCATCTCTTACAGTCTTCCACATCAAAGCTCTGGTCATCCCCAAGATCACAGTCCAGGTCCAGGTCTAGGTCTAGCTGCAGGGGATAGTCCAGGCACCGCTCTGGGTCGTAGGGTTCCTCAGTCTGTGGACACAATTCAATTATTCCCCCTGCTTTCTGAAACATTTAGCCAACACTAATACATGTCCCCTCAATTATTTTACTGatcaaatataaacatatgGATCATTCCATGGCTGAGTGGTAAATATTAgtgcaataataatattaatactaattaattgCACATCTGACCATAATTGATTGCAATTAATCACATCATGTGGGTTAGTAAACAACACACTGAAATAGTGTTTATTCAGAAACAGTTCCATTCATTAAGGGGAAATGTGTAATAAATGCATTTGCTTTCAAAAAGAATCTGAACGAATGAGAGAATAAAGTATAATTTTAAACATTCAAATGCATTtctcttttacattcagctgctgaggcaaaGCAGTCTGTGCACTTTACTGCAGGAAAAAGCAGCTCTCTTTTTCAAACTATTCataataacatataaatatataatataataaataataattacagtaTTGTACTAATATACCTGTGTAAATAATATAGCCAGTGTGGAAGTAGATGTACTCACAGTCAAAGCACACACTGCTTTTGGCTTAGTGGTAATGCTGCTAtctacactgaacaaaaatatacagtaaattgttttttgctcccatttttcatcagctgaactcaaaaatctaaaacattttctttatgCACAAATGTATTGTGGCctccctgaggcacacctgtgcaataatcatgctgccTAACCAGCATCtggatatgccacacctgtgaggtgggatggactATGTCTGCAAAAGAGAAATGTTCACTAATACAGATTTacacacatttgtgaacaaaataagtatttagtgtatatagaaaatgttttagatctttaagTTCAGCTCACGAAAGATGGGAGAAAAAAACGTGTTTACATCTTTATTTAGTGTCATTTGTAAAATGCTAATACTTTTTGCATTTACTGTAAACTGCAATATCTCTGTCAATATCTAGGGCTGCTTTTACCAGCctcacccccaatttccactatATCCAAAACTGAAACTGCTCACAAACTGCTGCGGAACCGCAACGCAGCTGATAAGGTTCCATTTAAGTCAATGTACCAATTTCCACCACATGCGAATCTGCTCTCGCACAGCTCCgtaactgctgagtcatgctggaGCCCTTTGCAGCAGTCACGCAGCACTTCTATTTTTGCCAGATGCTGATGCTGCATCAATTTGACAAAGATAAGCCAgtgcgggacaggaagtagtgtaTAGACAATAAATTATcaggattattttcaaaataaaatagttagtGTTCAAGGCGGATCATAATTCCATCCAATGACAGAGGTTACCCCTGGTAGAAGAAAACACTGACTTTACGGGGCCTCGAGCGGGCCCATTTTGGACTCTAGCCAAAAACCTAGCACATATTTGGACCCGGGAGGACCAGACTTTTCTGCCAAtagtttatttcatatttttcctGCAGCTACAGCCACTATTTGCAgcttaaaatgttgctacaatcttccTGTTTCTTAAAATTATACTTTTATTGGGAATGGTTAGTATTCGTCCCTTACTAAGTAGGACTTTTACCCTGAGACTtctgtgtagttcagtgtgatCAGAACCTGCTTTTACCTTCCCTTGAGCAATCAAGTGGTACCTGTTTAGAATCTTGCCCTGCACATTGTCTGTAAATTTGActctaaataaatgttaatttctGAGTGCCTGCTAAATAAGTGAACATAATGCTGTGAGTACTGCCTATAAATATCTAAGGTGTGTATTAACTTGTGTTTATTGacaataaatacatacagtCGAAGGAGTTggcatttatttttcacagtcCCACTTGCGTTGTCGTGGGAATGCATTTGTTTCTAGTTAAAGTCCCTATTTCAAAGtaatttattctttcttttttatcttaTAATATCTTTCCTTCATTCGTCTTGTGACAAATGAAGAATTTGAACGTAGAGGAAAGGCTAAAAGAATAGACTTCTACCTTGAGTTCAGGCGGCAAAGGCTCAGCTCGGAGGATGTAGTAGTGCACACATTTCCTCTTTAGCCACAGTGGGAAGGGCCCCTCCACAAACACGGGCCTGTCCACTGAATGCTTCTCCAGCAGCTCCATCTGGCTGGGACTCTGGATGCCTGAggtcaaaacacaacaaagaagcACTCAATGTGAGCAACAGAGTGGACGACACCTCTGCAGCTGCAGGAAGCTGTGAACACGTGTGTTCGTACCCACGATGTGTGGGACTACGACCTCCTCGCCGCTCTCGGTCACGTCTGTGCAGGGCAGCTGAGGAAACACAAAGCAGCTCGTGAAGCAACTACCATTGTCTCCAAAcctttctgtttttcctgcgcTGATCCACAGCTGTACCTGGTAGACGGTGACCTGAGCATCCAGGTCATTGGCGATGCGGGTGAGACTGAGACGAGCCAGGTCCACGGGGTCCTCAGGGAGCTGCTCGGGGACGGGAAAGGGGTTGATATTCTTGAACTTGGGAAACCAGTACATGATGCGCTGGTACTTCCTTATAGGGTGACTCTTGTCTCCAAAGGTCTGCACCAGCAGGACTTTGGTCTCAACGTTGGGCATGATACCTGAAGGCAGCGATCAAAGGGTAACATGCACACAAAAAGGATTCAAATCCAAGTGAGCATGTGATTACTCACCATAGTTCTCCATCTGCTCCAGCACCTGCACGCCACACTCCTGCTGACGAGGGTAGTGGTTGAACATCCGTTGGATGAAGTTTCTGGGCACAAACACTTCTTTGGGAAAGACATCCAGCAGCTTGTTGTAGACGCTGAGGTCCCTCTCCACACCAAACTCAGGCATCTTCTTAAGAGCAGCGTAGATGAACTCCACGTGGCCTCGCCTTCGTACGTCCTGCCTAGTGAACACCTCAATCACTTTGTTAAACGTGGCCTTGGTTTTTGTCTCTCTGGCCACCTGCTCAAACAGGTCATCACGGGAAGCAGGAGACCAGTCCTTCTCCTTGTCCTCATTATTAAAGTGTGTGGGGACGGGTCGGCTCTTTGCAGATGCAGGGCTGCCATGGAAACCACTCCTCAACTACAAGAGACAGTGAATACAAAGTATCAACAACCACTGTTGCTACTAACATAAttgtcattccatgtcatttgaactcattttcaggacatctcatgcactttggtctaaaaaaaaaaaaatctcacatatttgccaattgttccttaataattcaattTGCACACTTTCAAATTTTTTGTTTGACCAAAAGAATaattttttgagatatggacaatttagggGTGATTTTTTGcgttctttttttcttccaataCCAAAGAAACTACAtaacataggaaactgaaatttggtatagtcatacagctccacctactttctcagaatatacaaaaacatctgctatacatcctatctagtggacatgccagcccatcaaaatcaataaaaagttTGTCGGGGTTTGGGGCAGGAACATGTGGGTTATTTAGGTTGCCATGGTCAATGCACACAAGTGGTGAATCAGGGAGAAGCAAACATTCTTGTGAATGGGTTCTCTGTATTCAGTTTTACCGGTCATTAAAGTGGCacattttacatgtttatttccTGGATTAAagagcaaacacacacgcacgcacgcacgcacgcacgctctGCTCTGTGTCCTGTGTacctggatgtgtgtgtggtgcgttCACGGACTGTTGGAGAAAGAGATGACGCACACCCTAAAAATGTCCAACATTAGAGAGTTTTCAGTGTCACATGGTGGACTGTCAAACAGcctcaggagaacaacactgtaTATATGAACAATCTGAGGAGTTCTTCATAAACACATCATCCCCTGAGGCTGATACAGTAAGACATCGTGGCTGGATTGATTTAATAGACGACTGGGATTTAATTTAAAGTTGAAAGTGACTAAATATACATTAGATGTAGCCATAGCCCCTGGGACTATGGGTGTAATGTgccttgtgtgttttcactgtgtcaggatggctgagtggtctaaggcgccgcaCTGAGGGATTCTTCCTTCCGCCGCCGTGGGTTCGGATCCCATTTCtgacatatacatttttttcattttaacatattgaacacggcaaattccacctttaaaaatacatatacaacaaaaataaacatgttaggGTGTTTCCTGgtttagggttaaaataaaagggttagcagggtagctaaaactaaatatgagctaaaatacaactgacggaacttgaagtcacgtggtgcacctataaaatctcagttattaatctaacagaacgtgtaactgtgtcccatcctgctgctctataggaaggtaaactctctgtcacattttacaatgtatttacaccagttcttagttgttgttttttcaccggaacgtcttcattcatcatctctgttctgagttatttccgggtttgttgccgttGTCAAGATACTTGACCGGTATgaacctatcatgtgacctaaactggccaatgaggggcgctgcgtatgcatagagtGACAGGCTATGGATATGACCTTTAATGTTTAGGATgtggaggttttaaagtttaataaagattatttatttattattacagtagtatTAGGCAATATAAATAGGCAttttaacgaaaaaaaaaaacatacacagattaacattaaataaataaatacatgaatattttattttatatatattccaTAGGTTGCATTTTTTGTAGAGATTTCTGTATATtgaagtggttcccaaactggggtacatgAACCCCTAGGGATAATTGAACATATTTCGGGAGGTACACAGAAACGTTttcctcatccatcaataatcatttgttttaaaactctttaaaatacaccaaaaggtgaaattcacattttaaagcgagcaaaacatcagaaataaatgaataaaaaaggcctaaattgaaggttaatgttggacccTGATGATGACCCTGTAGacacaaatacattatatataacatgagctaatgggtacatggggcaataatgTTTGGAAAACACTGttctatgtcaaaatgtttctatttgtgaggattgtgttcacgGTCCTGTGGGTGTCTCTTATTTTCTGGAAACCCTGTGTGCTTCTCACCTGCACActgacagcagcagcacagcccCGGGTAACAGGACTCAAGCAGCGGATCATCTTCCACCATCAGCCCGATGTCAGCACACACACCGACACCACATAAACAC
This window of the Gouania willdenowi chromosome 18, fGouWil2.1, whole genome shotgun sequence genome carries:
- the ecsit gene encoding evolutionarily conserved signaling intermediate in Toll pathway, mitochondrial; translated protein: MIRCLSPVTRGCAAAVSVQLRSGFHGSPASAKSRPVPTHFNNEDKEKDWSPASRDDLFEQVARETKTKATFNKVIEVFTRQDVRRRGHVEFIYAALKKMPEFGVERDLSVYNKLLDVFPKEVFVPRNFIQRMFNHYPRQQECGVQVLEQMENYGIMPNVETKVLLVQTFGDKSHPIRKYQRIMYWFPKFKNINPFPVPEQLPEDPVDLARLSLTRIANDLDAQVTVYQLPCTDVTESGEEVVVPHIVGIQSPSQMELLEKHSVDRPVFVEGPFPLWLKRKCVHYYILRAEPLPPELKTEEPYDPERCLDYPLQLDLDLDLDCDLGDDQSFDVEDLDEGPVFAMCMTSQGDQFTLNQWISGLQQNNPVLGRVPTLFRLDSSPRELQKTDHTRSDHKQEPSFGTEGEEEPAEEPEVLKDEEPRRSRGMKQ